The window TTGTGTCATTTCATCTAagtcccctacccccaccccaccactaGTCACTGTTCTTGCTATTGTGCCCCACTTCCTGATCTACCCGGGACGCTCACCCACACGTTCTCTTTCCGCTACCTTGTCCTCCCTAGAATTTTGGTGAGCCTTGAACCCACAGTTCCATTCCCCCCGCATGCAAGACGTGTCCCCCCTTCCTTTTCTGGGATTCCATAATCCTTCCCCCTACCAGTCCCGCTCCCAAGGATCTATCTATTCTAAGCAGGAGCATGTAAGGAATTCCTGCCCAACTCCCTCCCGGTTCCCGCCCACCCACCCCTACCCCTCAAGAAATGTCAGACCTTTCCCCCCCAGCGGGCTTTGCGGGGGATACAGCGTGTTCCAGTCGTTTAGCCTCCTCATTCTGTGCgacccttccccaccctccacaAATCCATGCACTTCTAAGAAAAGACAAACTTCCTCTGGGATCCCGGATTCCCTTGGCCTTCTCAAAGAATCCTCGTCCACCTTTTCTTCTGAAGAGGCaggaccttctctctctcccaggaaTACTGGGCGCCTCTCTCGGGATGTGTGTGTCTGCTCAGTCTCCCCACCCTACCTGCCTGTCCTCAACCCCCAACCCCCTATTCTCCTGGGCCAGGGAACCCCCTTTCCACCCCGCCCAGGACCGGGCACCAGCCCGGCGAGCGCTAGCGCTAGCGGATGAGGACGTTGATTTCGGCCACGCTGGCTTCCAGCACGTTCTCGGCGGTGGTCTTGCCGTGCTGCTCCTTGAGGTGCCGCCTGATGGCCGGCTTGTGAGCAAAGCGGACGTCGCAGTAGGAGCAGCGATAGGGCCTGGCTCCCGAGTGCAGGTTGAGGTGATCGTGGAGCGTGGACTTCTGCGTGAAGCACTTGCCGCAGATGCCACAGGAGTGCGACTTGACGCCGCGGTGCACGTTCATGTGGCGGTTGAGGTTGCTGCTGTGGTTGAACTGCTTGCCGCAGCGCGGGCACATGAAGATGAAGTGCTGGGCCCGCATGTGGAAGACCAGCTTCTCCACGCCCTGGAACACCTCCGGGCACTTGGTGCACTTGATGTTCTTGAGGGAGTTACTGCTGGAGAAGCCCCCCGGCAGGGGGCCGCGGCCGCCCCCTGACCCCaggctgccccccgccccccgggcaGCCATGGCCACTGCTGCTGCCTCGACCAGGCCCGAGGTGGCCCCCACGCTGGCCCGGCCTCCGGGAATCAACAGCAGGCCCTCCCCTTCTGCGTCCTCAGACAGGCTGTAGCAGGCTTTCACCACGCCCTGCGGTGGAGCCACGGTGCTGGGGGGCCCGCTGCTCTGAGCCAGCTCCCCCAGGTGGCTGCCCACAGAGCTCCCGAGGCCCAGACCTCCTCCCAGGCCTCCCGGAGGTTTGAGCCGGTGGGCCACCTCCAGGGCAGACTCCACCTTGACGATGCAGATGTCTGACACATCCtcgtcctcatcctcatcctcttcctctgccttcaGCTCCAGGTCCTCATCCAGCGGGAACTCCAGCTTCACAGGCCGCAGGAGCGGAGGGGGtagcgggggtggtggtgggggtttgGGGGCTGGCTTTGGGGTcctggcaggagggaggagggatttgGTGGCACTGACACTGCTCATAAGGCTGGCATCGCTGACCCCATCTTCTTTGAGGCCTATTTTGGGCTCGATGAACTGGCTGAGGGCATTCCGGCATTTCTCCACCACGTGCTCCATCTGCAGGTAGGAGGCTGCCGTCAAGTAGTTCACGATGTCTCTAACTGCAAATTCCAGAGCGCCCGTGTAACAGGAGAGGAGCAGGTCGGCCACTATGCGTGCACTGTGCATCAGTGAGACCTGCAGCTCAGAGCTGGGATTCAGCAGGAACTGGTCCCGCAGGAAAGGGGAGCAGGCGGCCAGGATGACCTTGTGGCCACGGAACTTGAGGCTGTCGGCCACAATGGTCACATCGCAAAACCGCTCCTCTGCGCGAAGCTGGTTCATGTTCCGCAGCGTAGCGGCCTCGTGGCCAGGCAGCTGGAAGCGCAGGACTTCCACCCCAGAGGCCATTGTGGCGGGGGTGGGTGGGCAACCCTGGTTGGGAAGGAAACTGGTCAAAGACAAAGGTCTCTGGTTCCCCTAAGACAAGGCTCTGGGTCCCTCGCCTGCACTCTTGcccggctcccccccccccccaagtatcACATCTACCAATTTTCAGGCctcggcctcagtttccccagccccGGGGGGAGGTGCTGTCCCTCCAAGCGGAGGGAGGCGTGgttcctgggggcggggcagcgGAGTCCATACCCCCAGCCTAACCGCCCCAATGGGGCGAGCCCGCGCGCCCACGGAAACAGGAGCTCTGGGGCTCTGAGTTCTGGGGTGCCCAGGTTGCAGGATCTTCTCACCCCGCCCCCTTTTACTCGTTGCCTCTTTCCTCCGCCCTCCCCCCGTTTGCACGTTTGCACGCGCCTTTCACGTCCTCCCCCGCCGCCTGCACGCATGGTGCACGCCCCCCCCACGCTCAGAGCTCCGTGGCACGCCCCCCAGCCCCACGACCCTAGTTGCACGCGCCTCTCACCTGGCCTTGGTCCGCgtgctgttttttttttgccccctacTTTCCCCACCCCCCCTGGGGCCGCCGGCGCCCCCGCACTCGGGCAGGGCCTGGGCAGCGCGCAGGCGCGGGGGTGCACGGGGAGCGCGCGCGCGCGAGTGGCTGACTCCGCGTGGGcgtcgggggaggggagggggtggctcGTGCCGTGTGTTCCAGGCCCCGCGCGCGACGGCCGCGGCAAGAACtctgggaggaagaagaggggagggaattAAAGGAGCAGGAGTCCCCCCTGCCCGACCCCCCTTTCTTCACCAGCGCCCCCCCACACACGGTTAAAGGGCCGGACGGCCTGGCCTCCCCTTTGGCCGGTATTATTTGTCCGCCAGAGCGGAAATACGTTCCACACCCCCTTCGTCCTGGCCGCCCCTCCTCTGTGCCTCCGGGCTCAGCGGCCCGTCTGCGCGTGCGTGCCAAGTGCCGCGCAGAAGCCCGCTCCTCCCGGCCCGCGGCGCCGCACGCTCCGCGTCCTCCAGGGCGCGTGCCCGACCCCCGCGCTCCCTGCGGGCCGGCTCCCCGCGGCCGGCGCGGCCACCTGCTTCCAAGGTGGTGCTGTTTGGGCCCATCCATGCCAGGCGGGCCCGTGTTACAGCCAGAGCCCCGGGCCACCCTGCGCCTGCCTCTCTGCGCTGTCGGTCACGGTTGAGTGTGTATCCCTCTAGCCACGCTTCCAGACTTGCCCAACTCTTCTGAAGCTAGTAGCCACCCCAGCCCTCCGGGCCAATCCGACAGTCCGCTGCCTTCAACTTTCCTCCATCTCACGTGTAACATGCCatccattctcccctcctctctgttctcAGAATTGACCCCATCGGTCTTGCCAAGGCAAGCACTCTCCAGCCGGTGCCTTGAACTGTCCCTGACCTTACCCATTTCACCCTactattaaggtgaccaacttttttacaatgaaaaggaggacaaaaataaatagaagaaagcgatatcataaataaaagaaacattttattcattgcaacaataatacactatactgtgataaatgcataataaaacatttgtaatattttatattgtaattatgcttgcATAGctagtaatttttaataataattgtaagaaaaaagtactcatttagatacaaacacatcacatcacacgcaatggatctgcatcaatcgaatacggacatttacagattacttttccaatatcaaaaaggaggacatgtaggaggacacttttcaagagaggatagaacttacaaaagaaccTAAAGggggacaattggtcaccttactactTATACAAGTAATCCTAgtactgctcccccccccccactacttCTAATTATGCGATGATTTGTTAGTACAATTCTATCTTTATCATCTTCCTACTGCAACCATCCCTCCACGGAATGGACAAGGTCGGAGCTTCACTGCCCTAAACAAAACCTCCCTCGACTCTCCACCTctgccttctttttctctgtcactcCCAAACTAAGCTGCAATCTCTACATCTGCAGCACCAGCATTTATTAGCATCTTGAAGACTTCTCCACACACACGCATATACCTTGAACCTCTCGTACCCACACTTCCCCACCTACCCGAGTCCAGGTGAGGAAGCCCCTGTTTCCTGCCAATTGGATCTATTACATCTTCCAGGACACTAGCGGGTTTTCCTTACACATCACTTTTGATGAAACCGCTTCTTATATAATGCATTCACAACCAGGTTTCCCCAAGTGAACGACTTGATTGCAGGAATTATGTTGTGGgttatattttgcaaataaagtGACCGATAAAGTCattcctcggccctggccagttggctcagcggtagagcgtcggcctggcgtgagggggacccaggttcgattcccggccagggcacacaggagaagcgcccatttgcttctccacccctccccctccttcctctctgtctctctcttcccctcccgcagccaaggctccattggagcaaagatggcccgggcgctggggatggctccttgacctctgcctcaggcgctagagtggctctggtcgcggcagagagacgccccggaggggcagagcatcgcccctggtgggcgcgctgggtggatcccggtcgggcgcatgcgggagtctgtctg is drawn from Saccopteryx leptura isolate mSacLep1 chromosome 1, mSacLep1_pri_phased_curated, whole genome shotgun sequence and contains these coding sequences:
- the ZBTB12 gene encoding zinc finger and BTB domain-containing protein 12, with product MASGVEVLRFQLPGHEAATLRNMNQLRAEERFCDVTIVADSLKFRGHKVILAACSPFLRDQFLLNPSSELQVSLMHSARIVADLLLSCYTGALEFAVRDIVNYLTAASYLQMEHVVEKCRNALSQFIEPKIGLKEDGVSDASLMSSVSATKSLLPPARTPKPAPKPPPPPPLPPPLLRPVKLEFPLDEDLELKAEEEDEDEDEDVSDICIVKVESALEVAHRLKPPGGLGGGLGLGSSVGSHLGELAQSSGPPSTVAPPQGVVKACYSLSEDAEGEGLLLIPGGRASVGATSGLVEAAAVAMAARGAGGSLGSGGGRGPLPGGFSSSNSLKNIKCTKCPEVFQGVEKLVFHMRAQHFIFMCPRCGKQFNHSSNLNRHMNVHRGVKSHSCGICGKCFTQKSTLHDHLNLHSGARPYRCSYCDVRFAHKPAIRRHLKEQHGKTTAENVLEASVAEINVLIR